A genomic stretch from Anaerolineae bacterium includes:
- a CDS encoding glycosyltransferase family 39 protein: MRRGRTAGWLGLLLAAVFLAAGWLTLGQYGITWDEPENFLAGELYWQFWRTGEARWLDFEGLKNQWAEADQKPYFYVYTIGRQERYPPFANTVSAIGAWALHERAGWLDPITAHHAAIPLFGALGVWVTFRFAWERRRRLSEALPAALMLAAFPLYWAHAHNNIKDVPMAALFAASLWAGWRAFGQVGKVKWKWVLLAGGTAGLGLATKANALFIAPIILLWLVWLYAPALAGRRPKGGAVPWRSLAAALVGIAAVAGVVLMVLWPYLWADPLRRLYAVLRYFATAGRGAPVYFAGRLYTAGVDLPWYYASAYLALTAPLGTLALGMLGLVRAGRSMLRREDTAAPLWLIWFLVTLGRVSLPGMVVYDGLRQIMELLPAWCLLAGLGAGWCWEWLTRRLAVGRNVLAVLLLSALMLPQALALAGLHPYEGAFFNELAGGVRGAASSFPLDYWGQSYKDGVEWLNAHAGPGAWVAVPIAGHLARFGLRGDMELLITGEREDVQRRAGEGYVMVLHHWAWVPASSLAQWCLAAGEPAYVLERAGAGLLSIYRWPCAERTPHDE, from the coding sequence AACCGCCGGCTGGCTGGGCCTACTGCTGGCCGCCGTTTTCCTGGCGGCCGGCTGGCTCACCCTGGGACAGTACGGCATCACCTGGGATGAACCGGAGAATTTCCTGGCCGGCGAGCTGTACTGGCAGTTCTGGCGCACGGGGGAGGCGCGCTGGCTGGATTTCGAGGGGCTGAAAAATCAGTGGGCGGAGGCGGACCAGAAACCCTATTTCTACGTCTATACCATTGGCCGGCAGGAGCGGTATCCGCCCTTTGCGAACACCGTCTCCGCGATAGGGGCATGGGCACTGCACGAACGGGCCGGCTGGCTCGACCCCATCACCGCCCATCATGCGGCCATACCGCTGTTCGGCGCGCTGGGGGTGTGGGTCACGTTCCGCTTTGCCTGGGAGCGCCGGCGCCGGCTGAGCGAGGCCCTGCCGGCGGCGCTGATGCTGGCGGCGTTCCCGCTGTACTGGGCGCATGCCCATAACAACATCAAGGACGTGCCCATGGCGGCGCTCTTCGCGGCGTCGCTGTGGGCCGGCTGGCGGGCCTTCGGGCAGGTTGGCAAGGTGAAATGGAAATGGGTGCTGTTGGCCGGCGGTACGGCGGGCCTGGGTTTGGCCACCAAGGCCAATGCGCTGTTCATCGCTCCTATTATCCTGCTGTGGCTGGTGTGGCTCTATGCGCCGGCGCTGGCAGGCCGGCGCCCAAAGGGAGGGGCAGTCCCCTGGCGAAGCCTGGCGGCGGCGCTGGTGGGGATAGCGGCGGTGGCCGGCGTCGTGCTGATGGTGCTCTGGCCCTATCTGTGGGCCGATCCTCTGCGCCGGCTCTACGCCGTACTGCGGTACTTCGCCACTGCGGGGCGGGGCGCGCCGGTCTATTTCGCCGGCCGGCTGTACACCGCCGGCGTGGACCTGCCGTGGTATTATGCATCGGCCTACCTGGCGCTCACCGCTCCGCTGGGGACGCTGGCGCTGGGCATGCTGGGGCTGGTACGGGCCGGCCGCTCCATGCTCCGCAGAGAGGATACGGCGGCCCCGCTGTGGCTGATATGGTTCCTGGTGACGCTGGGCCGGGTCAGCCTGCCGGGCATGGTGGTGTACGATGGACTGCGCCAAATTATGGAATTACTGCCGGCCTGGTGCCTGTTGGCCGGCCTGGGCGCCGGTTGGTGCTGGGAATGGCTGACGCGCCGGCTGGCGGTCGGGCGGAATGTGCTGGCCGTCCTGCTCCTGTCGGCGCTGATGCTTCCACAGGCGCTGGCGCTGGCCGGCCTGCATCCTTACGAGGGGGCCTTTTTCAACGAGCTGGCCGGCGGCGTGCGCGGCGCGGCCAGCTCCTTTCCCCTGGACTACTGGGGGCAGTCGTACAAGGACGGCGTGGAGTGGTTGAACGCCCATGCCGGCCCAGGGGCCTGGGTGGCGGTGCCGATAGCCGGCCACCTGGCGCGGTTTGGCCTACGGGGGGATATGGAACTGCTCATCACCGGCGAGCGGGAAGATGTGCAGAGACGCGCCGGCGAGGGATATGTCATGGTGCTCCATCACTGGGCGTGGGTGCCGGCCAGCTCGCTGGCGCAGTGGTGCCTTGCGGCCGGAGAGCCGGCCTATGTCCTGGAACGGGCGGGGGCCGGCTTGCTGAGCATCTACCGCTGGCCGTGTGCGGAGAGGACGCCCCATGACGAATAG